The Lutzomyia longipalpis isolate SR_M1_2022 chromosome 2, ASM2433408v1 DNA window ATAGTTTTTGATAACcatttcatggaaattatccacttaaaaaatgagaatatttgcttgctttcaaaaatcggtattcagcgtaaaatacaattttataacAACTTTTGACGTGCGGCGTAGTTAAACGCTGTTTTCAGAAGATTAGCGCGCTGATTCTCTTCTTCTTAGTAACTCATAACAACTTTTCAGCAAAATGTAGTTTAAATGAGATAAATTCGTGAATTTATACACATTTGTGGTTAAAAATGACCAAAAGTTATCAACAATGATATAGTTTTAGAAATTTAACTACATTTGACcaaattttacaaacttttgtgcaaatttctaacaaatttttctttccgtgtTCCCAGACGGTGTGAAGCACACTGAAAAATCGTCCCGGAGACACAAAAATGGAAACCCCCTGCGTgtgtaaagtaaaaaaaatgaaaaaatattcatctgGTTTGCGACCACGCaataaaacgaatttttcGCAAAGAGAGACAAAAGGGGTTGCGCGCGCACGCAGGAGTGTCGAGATTTTGGGTGAGATATGGGTTGAGAGATGAAAGGACCATGTAGAGACGATCGCAAGGAGGGTAAGAATTTGCCGTAGACGAGGAAGAGGTGTCAGTGAACTGGTTTATTCGCATGCAAAAGGATCACATCAAGGACACGGTGTGTCTGGAAATCTACCGTCACACAAATCCCTGACGCATTAACCGGGGAACTTTTTTGCTGGTGCCCTCCTGCAAACGATCTCTTTgccgaaaatttttgaagaggGACTCTTGAGACCCAAAAATTTGCCGTGTGTGAGAATGAATTGTCGCGCACATCGAACCCAGAAGAAATAACGCGaagagagaacaaaaaaaaaaatgccaaaagggGACTCAACGCGGGAAGAACATCTGTAAGGAATACCCCCAAAAGCACAGCACAGAGAGAAGCAAAAGTATGATGAGGAATTGAAGTATATGGGGAGAAGAAGAGAGGGGGACCTACACTTCAAATGCCCACCTGCTGCTTGATTAAGAATTATTACCCCGCCCAGGTATTGAACCTCTTGGCAATGTGTGAGTATGCCCggtttattttttgcaatatattccatctcattttaattctctcctattattaataataattagccaataaaaatgataattgcTTGTAGTGCGAAGATCAGCAGACACATCGTGCACTCTTGTGGCCGAGGTAGCGGAGCACCGACGGCGCCTCTTCTGTTGTGTATGGCTGTGAAGAATGCAACGGAGGAGTTTAATGCACCGTGAAATTGGGTGAACAAAAGTCTGCTAACTCGTATAACCCTCGGCGGCAGTGTGTGGTACCACCAAGTGTGTCCGATCGGTGGTTTGGTTGTGCGCAATCCATTTGGGGGTCTCTCATTGTGGCAAAGTTCTCTGGTGTACGCGCGCGCTCCACCATTGCACCCTCACACAGCCCCAAAGTTCCGCAAAAATTCTCACTCAAGGCATGAGAGCAAAATGGTCATGAGTAATTTGGTGTTGTGCCTTCTGTGTGTTCCACCGATTAGCGCACAATCCAGCACAGAGATTCGATCATCTCGCAATACAAACACATTAACCCAAACATAAATCACCCACGCAACGATCTTCACTTGTGAGTTTGATCTTCTTGTTCAGCCATTTCGAAAACATGCAGTCGGCatctatttttaaatcacCAACCTCATCCTCTTTGCTGCGCCAAACCTCGATGGTGAAGAAGTTGATACACCACACCTCACCTCCCCTGCCAACCCACCTTCCCACCTTCCTTCCCTCCGCCACACACACAATAAGATTTCCCCGAGAGCAAtatacatacttttttttatctgtgtTAATAGCTTCAAACAACTAATTGACGCATTCCCTATATTCAGCACGCACTacaactttttctttctcttcttcccCCCACACCACATCCGCGCGCCCTATGGCGTCGGCCCATATAACAGCATATTATGTATACCATGCACTTTACCTCCTGCCCCCCCTCTCTCGTACCCGCTCTCTTCCAGCCAGTATGTGGACCTTACAAGATGCGAATGAGATGCACAACAAACACGGGATGCGAGGTCAATTTCCGGACAAACTTTACTTACGAAgcatttaaagatttctgtTTTGCGCGCTACACAGGGCCTTTGGACTTTGCATTTGAGATTTGAGTCAGGTACCTGAAGTAGCGCGCGAAACGGAAATACCAACACGATAGGCCCAATGCTAGGCACCTCCACACACAGCCGTATATTTTTGGGTGGAAATGTTGTGCTATTTTCTCCGGCATCTCAACAGTGCAATTGCACCTACGCCACGACTCACTAGGCATTGTCGCATGTCTATTGTACTTCATCAGGTGCTCTGGTTACTTTAGATACCCGGCACATGATGGAGTACACTTCATGTGCGATCAACTGATCTTcacaatttaaacaaaaaaaatgcatatataggtatatgaACTTCGAGAGAGCTTCACCAAAGAATTCCAGCTCAATGATTTCCAGTTTAtaccaaataaaattaaataaatttttattattaaaaaaaaactcttaaagtgttttgttttcttcGCCAATGTCATTGTATTTTTGTAGAATAAAACAAACGAAGGactaaaagacttttttctaataaaaaaagtaagtaTTTCATCGGAGGTAAAGGTCAAGAGAATTAATCTCTTAGCATAACATTTAACTTTTTGAGAACCTTTGAGACTTTGcgtaacaaaaaattatttattaagattGCATTTAAAACTAGTTTTAAAAGGTAATCAAGCTTTCAAAATACTGAAAACTTTTTCAGGATAGgggctaaaataaaataacagaaAGTACGATAAACGGAtggtcaaataattttaacaacaggaagaaatttttggaggacaaaaatcttcatttaaatgtgaaaacgttaaattttttatcaataggTCGTTTTTAGTGATcaaataatgggccttattcagcgaccaagaaacccttgaaattcgcttgaaatcttgaaatttcagtacaaaattcaaagatttcaagggtttcttgatcgctgaattaggcccaatcctagaaattgttaaattttcagaagaaattcttgaaatttaattttttattccgaAATTGTCTCGAAAACTGTTCTTGAAATTTCTCGAATTTCCAAAATGATTGGACCATTATAGATcgcgatttttttaaaaaataatctatttaAGATCagaaaagatttacaaaaacaAACTGAACTGGAGCTTATAAAGAACTAAAAGAGAAAGAGCCTAAGAAACCTGAGGGGGAGGGAGGGTTGGTAGTGATAGATATTATTGATGATAGTAGATATAAGCTAGAATTACAATGTGGAAAAGTTTGTACATtagttttcattaaataatttcaagattcgaagaaaaacataaaaaataattttcccatctTTCAAGAtatctaaagaaaattcttaagaaaatagaataattttgttaattaaagaAGAACGCTCAtgataataattgaaaattattcttaatttttactgaaaaatgACCCACTTCACTCTATTGATTAGTTACCactttgtgcaaaatttcgGGTATCGTCTGAGTAAgattacaagaaaaatctaGAAATTGTGAGAATATTCAAGAAACATTGAGAATGAAAGCTTCTGTTCTGAATCATCTTTTCATCTTATTTTTAGTGATCGAAAGTagatcaattttttcttaattaacaTCCGAACGTAAATCAgcagaataaagaaaataaaggaatGATAACAATCTCTACTGACTCGTTCCAAGCAgttatctttaatttaaatgtataAAAGTTTTACCTGCAACTGTGtggttaaaaaattattatttttaaaagctcttttgtAAAGCACACCGTCACAAAAATGCTTAagcttcttttaaaatttaattccttttttttagtttttgttaatttttttttttttgaagaagttTGAGGTTTATACTATTTCCATATAGCGTAATTTTGTtcctatctatataataaagaaaggcctgtttgttggtaatcgtcgttccgatttacctatacaaatccacaccgtttgaccaatcgcgatgaaatttggtacagaggctccttataacaggcggtttcagatggccgtatccattttccccccaaagccccccttcaggtagcccccatagagatttcatgcagtttttgcaaatttttgaatttggcgcctaaagtgttgtatgaaaatgatttcttctctttccgaaatttttctccgagatttataagtggcctcaatcaaaccatcacaatttattttcctctaaaatttgcgcgaagcgcaacaaatccccgcgaagcggggtgaggtaaattggagcgaagcgacaatttacctcgttccAAATATTTAAGTCAGGCTAAAGCCaaattttagggaaatttACAATTCTAAAGATGGTGAATACGTATAAGTATGATATAtaagtaggggagagcggggctaataaagtcacttaagggcttggaaaaggcttaaaatatcatatttcctatctagatagaacaaaatgatcttagaaagagttgtagggcaagaaatatcctaaagaattggactatacatttcactttatctgtttaggaaatatgatattttgagctttttctaaacccttaagtgacttttttaaccccgctcttcCCTATATGATGAATAAGTAACATTTAGTCCtagatattttcaatttatttttttcagtattttaggaatttattattcGTCTGAAAGCTAAGTAAGTTCCAATTCGATCTAAATTCAGAATCAACTAAATATTTCTGATGCTACTtaagtttaataaaatctttaagaacaaagttgatttttatagTGAAAAAGAATAACGTTTTAATAGCCAAATTAACGAATTTGAGTttattatgtttaaaaattttcatctcataAGGATATCAGTTTCGTGTGTATCTAATATCATTATCTGCAAGCTTttactttagaaaaaaaaatgcttttctttCAAGTCCGATTGCGGGATATGCTTGAGATGGATAAGATGCCCAAACGGAATTATCTTTAGAGGAACAAACATGTTTTAAGTTTATTCAGTGGTGATATATTTCTTGCTGGTCACTTCTCAGAACTTTAAATCACAAAGATAGAGGCTCCTCTACCAGGCATTTCCGGGGTGTTGATGTGTCAATCATGCTCAGAGAGCAAAAaaccattaattttcattcaactccACCGAGGGACCTCCTCCAAAAACACCCGCAAACAATACCAAATTCGGAGTACAAATTTACAACAAattatcttgtttttttttacttctcatatatgtatatccGGTGTAAGCAGCACAATTGAccaatcaaaaaaaaacttaaagctACGAGAgtttattgcattttctccagaaaaaaaatcccgccCAAAATGCTTAATTAAATTGCTGCAGTTTCCATGTTGTTCCATTAATAAGCTGATTgcgaattaattaatttttttgattcctTCCAATCGTTTCCTCTTTTCGgcatttaaagagaaaaaatgttccCTTCAAGATAAGAAAGCGGTAGATTTTTGCATTGGAAGAGAGTGAGAAGACAATGACAGGAGAAGATAATTTGCCTACCAGAATAATCTCGAGTAAATTGCAATTAACTGAATTTGGCCAACATAATTTAGCATTCGGAATTTCTGTAGAATGTGTCATCACGGTTATCACTAATTGAGAGAATAGATCAAGActgtgataaaattttaaaagtttcatttgataattaatcattaattttgaataggTAGCATTTTTAgaaatcaaagatttttttttaatattttcagtcTGATTTTGATAATGCTCATTAATTCGGATATGTTCAgggtattttttaaattttcgctTAGACTGATATGTATCATAATTgtctagaaaagtcaattctaaAGTGATTTTCGTATAAACGGAAGAGGTCtcaaaattctttctcttcgaatccattttattcttgagaaattgaaaaggatTTATGTTGTTTTTATGCTCTAAAATCTAAAGTAGAGgggaccggggttaaaaaagtcacttaagggtttagaaaaagctcaaaatatcatatttcccaaatagataaaacggtatgtatagctcatttctttaggagatTTACTGCcatacaactctttctcagatcattttgttctatctagataggaaatatgatatttaaggctttttccaaacccttaagtgactttattagccccgctctcccctatgcTCTTTTGCTTAGAAAATCTAATATTCTGGAAAGTTAAACCTTTTTAATATAATGACGTTTTCTAGTTTCCAACGTTCCGGGAACACTTCAATTGGCtcaaaatgataatttaaaatcatcttCTTAGCAATGCAGcgtaaaagttgaaaatttaatttcaatcaaatagAACGTTTTAGAATTTTGTGTTCTTAGCTGACTAGATATAtaggtaattaaatttatataatatttaattattttaatttgaagaattacTATTCTTGagactatttaattttttgttaattattaatattttttaaaataaaattcttccctTCAGTCCTCAGTAGAGGCATTTAAACTTCCCgctcatttcattcattttcgaACATTTACTACCAAGCGCATGTATGTATACTACTTTCGTAAACCACATCTGTCTCGCTCTTGACAATTTACTACCAAAAGcagtgaaattttccttctcaaaacacaaaaatagtCGCTCGTATTTTGTAATCATCCTGATAGATTTTTATCCCCTCAATGGGTGATTTAGGAtaaatttgaggaatttcttaaTCTTCCTCAATTTGTTTTACAACACATTAGcactctttttctttttaacaattcCTCCAACGCAGAAGAATTGGTGTATTGCCgtgtgtaatttttatttgcaggCTTTCTCTTTGTGCtattgttgaaaataaaatttattaagaaaaaaaatatttccccacATTCTGCTATCAGTTGTGATAAGAAAATGCGCAAATTGTTGCAATGTTGTTTTGGCGTTGGATGTTTTCTCATTATAGGATTCTTAACGGTGGACGTAAGGTCAGTGtcaatgagagaattttctctttgagatttttctaaggctctcttattttaattttttttccattttagcGCAACAAATGAAGATCATTCGtgggatattttaattttcacgcaACAATGGCCACAGACTGTGTGTCATCAGTGGAAGAAAGAGGATCGGAAGCACAATTGTCGAATGCCCTCAACTCGCAATCTTTGGACAATCCACGGTATCTGGCCGACAAAATACAACGAAATGGGACCCTTTTTCTGCAACTCCTCATGGACATTTAATGTGAGCTACATTGCCCCCATTGAGaatcaattggaaattttctggACGAATGTTGAGATCAGGAGTGATCTGTATGACCTCTGGAGGCATGAATGGGAAAAACATGGAACATGTGCATCCGTTCTCCCTGAGCTCAGCACGGAAATTCTCTACTTTCGTCAAGGCCTGCAATGGCTCAATCACTACTCCATGTCCACAATTCTggcaaattcaaaaattctcccAGATTCCACACCAACCGTTGAGGACATTCACACAGCAGTTGTCAGTCAACTTAACCGAAATCCCGTCATTCACTGTACCTACGACTCACGACGCCAGGAGATTTTCCTGGAGGAAATTCGTATTTGTTTCAACAAATCCCTCGAGCTGACTGACTGTGATGGCGttgttgggaaattttatcCAACCCATACGTATTCAGGGGGgaaaattatcacaaattgCGACCCATCGAAGAATATCCTCTACCCAAGTATTGTTCCTGATCTAATGGAGAGACTACCACCAACAAGAGGAGATTTTGGGGATTCATGGTCACGATTCCCACTCGTAACTATCtacaaaatcattcaatttataaaatgggCCACATTTTAAGTTTGCTGCATCCCATTTTGTAGCTGATGTTGGCTACAAATCTTTTTACATTAATTCCCTTAATTTTGGATGTTACACGgattttacaagattttatttttagtattcTGCTGGCAAGAactagaagattttttttaatttgcaaaaacattaaaataaaaaggatcTTCTCAGAGCTTTCaattacgaaaaaaatattatcaagtTGATCTCAGAAAATTTCTAACCCATTGGCATTTAAGGTATAACTACTGAAAGCTTTGGTAAAACCTAACTTGACtcaacaataaattcttaacACAATAAAAACGCTCAAAAAAACGCATAAAGTTTccaaaatcatttatttagtttatcaagcttttgtataaaaaaaatcaacatttatttaaaaatatttttgataacttgaataaattaaatacatattatatTGTTGAGTCATCAAACCTTCTAGCTTTAGCAGTTTTGTCACCAAGatactaaaaaatattattctaaaatctttGTAACACAGAAGTTAcagagaattaaattacaaagatTCATTTTATAGGAAAAAGAAAGCCTAACTTTATGAACTTTTCCTACACATAGAAATTGTTTTGCGTatcaatagagaaaaaaacacaattgtaaataaattgaaaatttgaaaattgtataaattaatttcctaaaatataagttttatttaatagaaaatacaTAGAGTTTTCGTTTTCTcatctcaaatatttctccGAAAGTCGTGGGAAAGTGAAAACAATTGTGAGATTTGAAGTCACGGATTAGAGACGCAATTGGTTcgattaaaatttcttttatgggGCTTTGGTTAATTTCTCTCGTTGTGTATGTGAGATCTGctctatttttcaatttctgattaattaaaaatccctcttcaattctttttaattaatgctttcacgagaaaatgaataaaatccaattttaatttttcgtaaatttcgtgaaatttttgaaaaatgttttttttaagtataaagTCACAATTAagattgttttatttcaaaagaaaacagaaaagttgtgaaaattttattcataagattgcaaaaaatacaaatagtTGTACGCAACTAGTTGCATACAACTCAATATACTTGTTGCCCATTGAGTCCATGGAAAccaaatttaatatttacacCGGTAAacgaattttgtgaattttccttaattattgAAAGAGCTCCAAGAACAATGGACCGAAATCCCGAAGTATCTTCATTCCTCGAAGAAGAGTAAGAAGTTGAAtggaataatttcattgcaaaggattgtaagaataatttctttccaGAGAAAGGTTGGCTAAATTCGGTAGAAAGGATAAAGATGGGCAAACACCGAATGCagagaaggaagaagaagTCATCGGGCCGGTATCTTCAGATTCTGACTCTGATGATTATGAATTAATTCagaatttcagtgaaaaacgTGGCAAAGATATCCTGTTCAATCAACTGAAttacacaaaaattattcttgaGTAAGATCGAAGATAGAATCCTTAAGAGacgaattattaatttataaaaattctttatacaGCTTAGAGCTTCAAAAGGAACTTTGCCTGGAAGTTGGTGTCAATATATCGGATGAATTTCCTTGGAAACTgatgaaaaaggaaattctggAGGATTATCTAACAGACAATCATCCTGAAACTGAAATTCTTCGAAATAAACTCAATCAATTGGACAACGACAGTGTTATCCTTGTTGGGTATCTATCAGACTTTGCTGAGGAGGGAACATTTATCGTGTACGACGATGCTGAATCCGCTAGGACTGCTTCTCGTGTTGTTGAACAACTGGAAGCTCTCCAGAGGCATAAGCTGAAGAGGAGATTAACGAAAATTCCACGAAAATGGGAATGCCTCGGAAGCGACAAGGAAGTTAATGAATACGCTCCACGCAAGCGTGATAATATCGTGAATGTGCAGATTCAGAGCACATATCCTGTACGTCTTGGAAGGGAAATGAAGCTCGAGCAACGCTTCTGTGATGATGCTAGGGATGGATATGTTGAGCTTGTAGCTGGGAAGAAAGTCTTTGATAACATTTACAAGAGCCGAATTGATTCATTCATCCAATGTGCTCCGATGCGCGTTAATTTGGAGCAACAAACAGATCCGACCTTTCCCACAAATGCCTGGTCACAGTACATCTACGTCATTGAGCGTGAAAGACGTGAAAAGTTGGAGGCAGAACTTAAGGCAAAAGCCGCCGAAGAAGCTGCTGCAGGTGGTGAAGTGGAAGAAGAGGAGACCGAGGAGGGAGAACAAACAACCCCAGAAATCAAAACTGTTGTCCTATCGCGGCAGATTGAGGAATTCTTAGCTGCATTAGAATTCAATCAAGTTGATATGTATCGTAATGATTACATTCTTGCCAGATCGAAGCGTCTCTCACCCTTCC harbors:
- the LOC129790353 gene encoding ribonuclease Oy produces the protein MRKLLQCCFGVGCFLIIGFLTVDVSATNEDHSWDILIFTQQWPQTVCHQWKKEDRKHNCRMPSTRNLWTIHGIWPTKYNEMGPFFCNSSWTFNVSYIAPIENQLEIFWTNVEIRSDLYDLWRHEWEKHGTCASVLPELSTEILYFRQGLQWLNHYSMSTILANSKILPDSTPTVEDIHTAVVSQLNRNPVIHCTYDSRRQEIFLEEIRICFNKSLELTDCDGVVGKFYPTHTYSGGKIITNCDPSKNILYPSIVPDLMERLPPTRGDFGDSWSRFPLVTIYKIIQFIKWATF